The following are from one region of the Biomphalaria glabrata chromosome 12, xgBioGlab47.1, whole genome shotgun sequence genome:
- the LOC129922119 gene encoding apical junction molecule-like, which translates to MAASDSETTSRDNIQRQKQHPETKVRDNIQRQKSETTSRDKSQRQHPETTSRDNIQRQKSETTSRDKSQRQHPETKVRDNIQRQKSETTSRDNIQRQHPETKVRDNIQRQHPETKVRDNIQRQKSETTSRDNIQRQKSETTSRDNSQRQHPETTSKDNIQRQKSETTSIDKSQRQKSETKVRDKSQRQKSETKVRDNIQRQKSETKVRDNIQRQIPERDKSQRQLSETSSIDNIQIQLSETKVRDNIQRQHPETTSIDNIQRQLPETTSRDKSQSAYQTTSQ; encoded by the exons ATGGCAGCTAGTGACTCAGAGACAACATCCAGAGACAACATTCAGAGACAAAA ACAACATCCAGAGACAAAAGTCAGAGACAACATCCAGAGACAAAAGTCAGAGACAACATCCAGAGACAAAAGTCAGAGACAACATCCAGAGACAACATCCAGAGACAACATCCAGAGACAAAAGTCAGAGACAACATCCAGAGACAAAAGTCAGAGACAACATCCAGAGACAAAAGTCAGAGACAACATCCAGAGACAAAAGTCAGAGACAACATCCAGAGACAACATCCAGAGACAACATCCAGAGACAAAAGTCAGAGACAACATCCAGAGACAACATCCAGAGACAAAAGTCAGAGACAACATCCAGAGACAAAAGTCAGAGACAACATCCAGAGACAACATCCAGAGACAAAAGTCAGAGACAACATCCAGAGACAATAGTCAGAGACAACATCCAGAGACAACATCCAAAGACAACATCCAGAGACAAAAGTCAGAGACAACATCCATAGACAAAAGTCAGAGACAAAAGTCAGAGACAAAAGTCAGAGACAAAAGTCAGAGACAAAAGTCAGAGACAAAAGTCAGAGACAACATCCAGAGACAAAAGTCAGAGACAAAAGTCAGAGACAACATCCAGAGGCAAATTCCAGAGAGAGACAAAAGTCAGAGACAACTTTCAGAGACATCTTCCATAGACAACATCCAGATACAACTTTCAGAGACAAAAGTCAGAGACAATATCCAAAGACAACATCCAGAGACAACTTCCATAGACAACATCCAGAGACAACTTCCAGAGACAACATCGAGAGACAAAAGTCAGAGCGCATACCAAACTACCAGCCAATAA